The Leptospira bandrabouensis genomic sequence GATTCTCATACAGCAACTCATGGAGCCTTCGGTGCCTTAGCGTTTGGGATCGGGACAAGCGAAGTGGAACATGTGCTTGCAACACAAACTCTTAAACAAGCCAAAACAAAATCGATGTTAGTTCATTTTGTCGGTAAACCTGGATTTGGAATTACAGCCAAAGATATCGTCCTAACACTTATATCAAAGATGGGAACTGCAGGGGGAAGGGGATACACTTTAGAATATTCAGGGGAATGGATTCGTTCTCTTTCGATGGAAGGTCGAATGACTCTTTGTAATATGAGTATAGAAGCAGGGGCAAGAGCAAGCCTTGTCGCACCAGATCAAATTACATTCGATTATTTGAAAGATCGAAAACTGGTTCCTAAAGGAGCAAGTTTTGCAGAAGCAATCGAACATTGGAAAACATTTTACTCAGATTCAGATGCCGTGTTTGATGCGATTTTCGAATTGGATATTTCAAAAATTGAACCTCAGGTCACTTGGGGAACCAATCCGTCTCAAACTTTATCCATCACGGGTGTTGTTCCCAATCCGGAAGATTTTCAAGAGAAACGAGAAAGAGAAACAACAAAGAATGCATTGGAGTATATGGATTTAAAACCAGGGACTCCCATTTCAGAGATTAACATCGATAAGGTGTTTATTGGATCTTGTACGAATGCGAGGATTGAAGACTTAAGGTCTGCGGCAGAAGTTGCCAAGGGAAAAAAAGTTCATCCAAGAGTGCAAGCTTTGGTGGTTCCTGGCTCAGGCAGAGTAAAAGACCAGGCAGAAAGGGAAGGATTGGATCAAATTTTTTTAGAGGCAGGATTTGAATGGAGAGAACCTGGTTGTTCGCTATGTCTTGCGATGAACGACGATGTATTAAAACCGGGAGAAAGATGTGCATCCACTTCTAATCGTAACTTCGAAGGAAGACAAGGTAGAGGAGGAAGGACTCATTTAGTCAGTCCAGCGATGGCAGCGGCCGCAGCAGTGACAGGAAAATTTACAGATGTGAGGAAATTAGTATGAGTGTAGGAAATTGGACAATCCATACGGGAGTTGCGGTATCCATCCCGAGAGAGGATATTGATACGGACCAAATACTCCCAAAACAATTTATGAAATTAATCGATAAAAAGGGATTTGGAAAACATTTATTCTTTGATTGGAGGTATTTAGACACGGAAGGAAAAGTGCCAAATCCAAAATTCATTTTGAACCAGGATGGATATGAAAATGCCAGTGTGCTCATTGCCGGAAAAAATTTTGGCTGTGGTTCAAGTAGAGAACATGCACCTTGGGCCCTTTCTGATTTTGGATTTAAAGCCATTTTGGCACCGTCCTTTGCAGATATATTCTCTATTAATTCTGCGAAAAATGGAATTGCTCTCGTTCGTTTGAAAGAAGAAGAGATTCAAAATATAAATGAATGGGTTTCAAAAAATTCAGGATCACAAATTCGAATCAATTTAGAAACTTTGGAAGTGCAAGCAGGAGACTATACATTCCCTTTCCAATTGGATTCTGCTTCTATTAATCGGATTCGAAATGGTTGGGATGATATTGATATCACTCTAAAAAATTCAAATGAGATATTGGAATTCGAAGGGATACGTAGAAAAGAAAAACCTTATTTGGAAGTATATTGGTAAACTTCCTTTAAATATTTTTCTGATAGAAAGCCAGAGTTATAAAATCAACAAATGATTCGGATTTCTTATTACCAAAACAATAAAATATTTTATTTGTTAGTTGGTAATCTTTTTGCGAGAGGGATAGAAAGGGCGCGTAGCGGTCGCTCTGCGACCGAAGCCCTGGATAGCCCGGCCCCAATGATTCTGATAAAATGTTATCTGATCCGAATCCATTTTTGAAATTGAATCTAGTAATTGGGGACTCGCCCCGAAGAGTTTGTCCTGAATTGCAAAGGATAGGAAAATTCGTGACAGAAAGTTTGGTTTGGGTTTAGGATCTCTATTATTTTTAGGAAGTGGGGGAAAGGATTGGAATGAGACATAATGTGGACGTCAATCCACAAACCCCCTCCCGAGTTAGGGTGGAGGGGAGTGGCTCGTGGGCAGGTGGCGATTTCCCCTCTACCACAAGTTTTTCGTTTAGGCAATTTTTATCCCAAAAACCCCGTTTTTATTCGAAAACTTTTCACCTTTTGGTAAGGCAAATTTTATATGGACCTTAGTTCAACGAGAACGGTTGGTAAAGTATTGAGTCCCCAATGTTCGATATATTTTCCATCTTGCAAACGAACAATATCGATGACATCAATTCTGATTTTTTTCTGTGTGGGAGCAATCCCCATAAGCACACCCAAGTGGGTTCCCGTAATGGCTTTACGAGTCGTGACCTTGTCTCCTTCGGCAACTTGATCAAAAATTTCTACGGTTAAATCAGGAAATGCTGGTTTTAACACAGAACTAAAAGTATTCCACATTGCATTTGAATCATTCGCATTTTCGGGCGCGGATCGATTGACAAAATTTACGTGCATAAGTTCTTTAAAGCTAACTTCATTACAATTCTGAATGACTTCTTTGTTGAATCGCTTAACGATCTGCTTGTTTTTTTCTAAAACATCCATAAATAATTCTTTGTCATCGGGTTAACTGATGCAATCAAAAATCTGATTTTTCGTTATCTGCCTTAAGTTTTACTAAAAGTTTTCATGGGTTAGTTTCTGTTTATAGACTCGAAGCGGATTAACGGATTTGAAATACCTTTTAGTTTATAGTGGAAATATATTCATGAAAGAAGTCTAACTATGTTTTTTTTAAATCTGTCTATTTCGCATTTTGGGAATGATAAAGTTTACTTTTCTTTTCTTCATTACCAATATTTAAATTTATAGTGATAGGATTGCATTTAAATATATATTAATATTATAAATATATAATTTGTAATCGCCCAATTGACTAAGTTTCAATCGAAATCATAGGAATCTCAAATTAGTCAATATCCGGATTTGGAGACAGTTAGGAAGCGATGCCTTGCGGGAAATAAGAAATCAGTTATGTTTCAATGTATTTTAGGTTCTGAACTGTATGCAGGGGATCGGATGGTTGGTTTGGGAAGAGGCTAATGAGACATAATCTAGGTGTCAATCCACAAACCCCCTCCCGAGTTAGGGTGGAGGGGAGTGGCTCGTGGGCAGTTGGCGTTTCCCCTCTACCACAAACCATTCCCTTTGAATACAACCTTCCGCATTCTTACAATTTTATTCCAAAAAACTTCGCTTTTTGGCAGGCACCTGTCCTGTTTTTCCATCTCTATTTGCTATAGAGAGAAAGGAGATCGGTATGATCCAAAAAAAAATATGGTTACAACAGCTTCGGCGAAATCGGCCAAGTTTGAGGAAGTTCGGATTTATCTCGGCTACCATCATTCTCGTGATTTTTTCTGTTTTCACTTTCGCAATTTGGCAGGCAAGCAATCAGATTTTGTTTCCGAAATGGAAAGGAATTACAAAAGACTTTCGGGATTGTAGTTCCGAAGGAGAGAAACTTTGGGGAAAATATTGTGGGAACATCCGCCTAACAAAAGAATTTGAATTTAAAGAAGTATCTATTCGATCGCTGAACGGTTATGATTTGCCTGGATGGTTGGTACCTGCTATTGCAAACGGGAAAGGATTTCAAAAAGGAGTGATTCTTTTGGTGCATGGAGGAGGGTCCGATCGGAGAGAACTCACTCGAATGATTCCCTTTTATCTTCGCCAAGGATTTGATGTTCTTAGTTTTGATTTATCTTGTCATGGTGAGGCACCTTGTCCATTTCCAGGTTTAAGTTTTGGAAACCGTGAATCGAGAGATGTTTTATCTGCATATTTATACGTTTCAAAAAAATATAAAGATATTCTAATGATGGGTTCTTCTGTAGGAGCCTCTTCTATATTAATTTCGCTTCCGTTTTTGGACCAAGTGAAAGGAATCATATTGGAAAATCCAATGTTAAGTTTCCAACGTTTGATTTTGGATTCACCCGAGTCATCTGGTTTACCAGATCAGATGGTTCAAACACTCATAGATTTAGTGACGATTCGAGGAAGATTCGATACCTTACTCAGTCCTGAAAATTCTTTACCTTTGGCAAGGAATGTGCCTCTATTGTTCATTCATAGTAAAAAAGATTCGGTTGTGCCTTACGAACAATCGATGTTACTAACAAAACGATATTCGGGGCCGAGCGAGGTTTGGTTTCCCGAATTCGGACCTCATGGGTTGATATGGGAAACAAACCAAGCTGAATATGAAAAGAGAGTTCGGGATTTTATTAGAAGAAATACCAATGAAAGGAATACGAGGTAGAAAGTGGAAGAATATTTGATTTTAATGCGTTTAGATATACTCACTAAAGAAGCCCAACCTTCCCCCGAACAATTGCAAGTTTATATGTTACAGTACCAAGAATGGATCAATGGAATTATGGCAGAAAAAAAGTTTAAATCAGGAACTGCATTGTCCACCGAGGGGCGGGTCATTCAATCAGATTTTATCATTACTGATGGTCCTTACGTAGAAACTAAAGAATCTCTTGCAGGTTTTATCATCATTTACGCAAAAGATTTTGATGATGCAGCAAAAATTGCCAAAAAATGTCCTATCTTAATGGGAGCCGGGAATAGTGTAGAGGTTCGCAAGGTAATCGGCATTCATAAGGAAGATTAATTAGAGAAACATTTTATTCTGAATTAATTATGAATCAATCTGAGATTTTGCCAAATTTGTTTCGCACTGAGTACTCAAAAATCATATCGGTTCTGTGCAAACAATTTGGTTTTTATCAGATTGAGATCGCAGAAGATATAACCAGTGAAACATTTTTAACCGCTTCTCAAGTTTGGGGAATTCAGGGAACCCCTGAAAACCCTGCTGCTTGGTTGTACGTAGTTGCCAAAAATAAAGCTAAAAATCTGATTCATAGAGATTCAATTCTTAAAAAGAAAATTCTTCCTCATTACAAAAGGGAGAGTTTTGTTTCTGATCTAGAGTTAGATCTTTCTGAGGAGAATATTCGGGACAGTCAATTACGAATGATTTTTGCAGTTTCGCATCCTTCGATTCCTATAGAGTCGCAAATTGGATTATCGTTACGAATTTTATGTGGATTTGGGATCGATGAAATCGCAAGGGCATTCCTATCAAACAAAGAAACAATTAACAAGAGGTTACTTCGCGCAAAAAATAAACTCAGAAAAAATAATGTTTCATTGGATTTCCCAAGTTCTTTGGAATTAGAGGAAAGACTTTCTTCGGTGCTTCGAACCATTTATTTATTGTTCAACGAAGGCTATTGTTCGCAAACCCAGGACAGTATTCTTCGAAAAGAATTATGCCTAGAGGCGATTCGACTTTGTTCTTTTTTATTGGAAAACAAAAATACCAACACTGCAGAAGTGAATGCTCTTCTTTCTCTTCTTTGCTTTCATATATCTAGGTTTGATGCAAGGTTAGGTGGAGAAGGAGAAATCATTCTCTATGCAGACCAAAATCGAAAACTTTGGAATCAAGAATTCATAAAAAAGGGAGAGTATTTCTTTTCCCAGGCAAATTTGGAACCAAAATTTTCCAAATATCATTTGGAAGCAGCCATTGCCTTTTGGCATACTCGCACAGAAGAAACAGAAAAAAAATGGGAGTCCATTTTCCAACTTTATACGGGGCTATTGGAACTTGAATCCTCTCCCTTAATTCTGTTAAATAGGGCTTATGCATTATTTAAGGTGAAGGGAAGAGATGTTGCGATAAAGGAGCTCAAGAGTTTGGACTTAAAAACAAATCCCTACTATTTTTTTCTATTGGGAGAATTGTATTCTGAATTTGAACCGGAAAAAGCGAATCGATACTATCAGAAGGCAATAGAATTTGCAAATACTGAATTAGATAAATTGGTGATTCGAAGACGGATGAAATGTTGATTCCCATTGTTTCAGAAGTTTTGAAATCTTTTATCAATTTTCCCTTAAATCACTATTTCAAAAATTCCACAGAAAGAAGTGTCACATCATCTTCAAACTTATCAGTGTTTTGGTGTTGTTTTGCTTTTTGTAACAAATCTTTTAGAGAAGATTTTTCTTTCCAATTTTGATTCTCTTTACTCCAATCTAAAAATCCAGAGTCGCGAAATAACGTTTGGTCTTTCGAACGAACATCAAAAATACCATCAGAGAATAAAAACAGTTTGTCACCAGGCAAATAATCGACTTCATGATTTTTACCTTCCCAGTTTGGCAAAATAGCCAATGGTTTTCCGTTACCAACTAACGCAGAAAAACCATCACCGGTTCCAAAATAAATATCTTCATGACCCGCTTTAGACCAAGTGAATTTTTTTTGATGTGCATCTATGACCACTGCCACCGCGGTAACAAACAATCCTGCTGTGTTCCCATACAAATAAGAATTTAAATGTTCCAAAGAAACCGCTGGGTTATCTTTAGGAATTTCTGGAAGTTGCAATACAAAATGTAATATTGCGGAAATCATCCCTGCAGAAAAACCATGTCCGGAAACATCGGCTAAAAATACAAAAGTTTTACCTTCACCTAATGACTGAACTACGTAATAATCGCCGGCAATGCCATCGCTAGGTAAAAATTCTAATTCAGCCGAAATCAATTCTTTCTCAAAGTTTAAATCTGGTAATAACTTTTTTTGAATTCGAATCCCTCGTGAAAGTTCCTCTTTGAGGTAGTATTCTTTTTCCTTTAATCGTAAGGCATTTCGAATTATACTTAAAAGTTCAGATTCTAAAAAGGGTTTGGATAAATAAATGTCGGCTCCTTCTTCATGTACTTCTTTTCTCGTAGCTGCATCTGCTTTGGCAGTGAGTAGGATGATAGGGAGAGAGTGGAGATGTTCTTTTTTTCTAACTTCGCGAATTAAGTCGAGACCACTTAATTTTGGCATCATTAGATCTGTGATGACTAAATCAGGTGTTTCCGAGAATATGGTTTCAAGTCCTGCTTGTCCATCGGCTGCAACTAAAACATGAAAGCCCACGCGAGCTAAAATGGAAGCTAAATAGGAACGTAAATCGGGGTTATCTTCGACGATTAAAAGTTTGGTGGTTCGATTCGTCTTGATTTTCTCTAAATCGACCAAGGGATGGTTTACTTCGTCAGGAATATATTCATGTTTGAATAAATGGTAATGATTGTTATTTGTTGAAGTTTCCTTTGAAGAGTTTGCAGTAATAGGTAAGGTAAAATAAAAATGAGAACCTTTTCCTAGTTCACTCTCTACTCCAACTTTTCCACCATGTAATTCCACTAATTCTTTTACTAAAGCAAGTCCTAAACCAGTTCCTTCTTGTTCTCTCGTAAGAGAAGCTTCGCTAATTCCAAATCTAGAAAATAATCTGAGGATTTGGTTTTCTGATATTCCAATTCCTGTGTCTCGTACAGAAATAATGGCCTCGTTTTCTTTTTTTTGTAATTCTAAGATAATTTTCCCACCGGACTCAGTGAACTTAATTGAGTTAGATAAATAATTAAATATACATTTGTCTAATTGTTCTGGATCTGCTTCGACAAACAAAGGTTCTGCGAATAAATTAAGTTCGAAATGAATGTTTTTACGTTTTACGTATGCAGTAAAATTTTCAGACACTTGTGTTAAAAATTCATCCAAACGAAGGTAAGATTTCCTTAGTTCCATCCTTCCTGATGTAATTTTTTGAAGGTCTAAAAGTTGGTTCACTAATCGTGTTAGGCGCCTTGCTTGATTGACGACCACTTTAACTTCGGCTGGAGATAAACCCTCTTGTCTTTGTAAGGCAGATTCTGAAGGTCCAGAGATTAATGTCAGTGGAGTCCTAAGTTCATGGGATATGTTTTGGAAAAATGCAGTTTGTGCTTTGTTTTCCCTCTCCAATGAATCTTCAGCAACGTTAGCTGCTAAAGTAAAATAGTAGGCAAATCCTGCATGGAAGAGTGTGGAAAAAATAATGTTCGATACGTTGATTAGCGCAAGAAAATTAGCACTCCAAACATAAACGGGAGGGTTTGTCATCGAATAATAATAAGTTGAGGCAAAGAGTAAACATCCTATGACAATACTCCCAAACTTAAGTAGGTTTTTACCAGGTGGTAATAGAAAGATTCCCGTAGCAAAAAGCATCATGTAATACTGATAACCTGCACCCCAACCAAAAAAGAACGTTGCTGCTAAAGCGTGCAAAAACACTTCAGAGAAACATAAATACAAAGAAGTAAAAAGATATTTTTTCCGATTGATCCAAATGGTAAAAGCAAACCAAAGAACACTTCCCAAATTGAAAATTGCCATTTCCCATGCGCCTACGATCCAAAAGAAAAAAATAAAGGTAAAATGAATGAGGCCCGCTAATACATAAATGGAATTGGTTGCTACATAATACCTTTGGTAGCGGAGTTCCACACCTTCAGGAGCTAAAAAAAGGGACCGAACAAAGGTTAAAATCTGGCTCATTCTGGAAGGAAAAGAATCAATATTTCCTTTAAAAGTCAAGGAATCCTTCATCTCGATTCAAATAATATAACAAGCAGTAAAGGGTGTTTAGATTTTATTCTAAATGCACCAAGTCGATGCTAATGGAAGCATCAGTGGAAATACAAACTATTTATTTTGAAAGTCATTGGGATTGAACCATCTAAGCCTGATTTATTGGGAGAAAATCACCGTTTCATTCTGGAAAGTTTGCGAATGGAAACAATGAATTTGGATTGGATTCAGCGGCAGAATCTTTAAAAGGGGAACTTTTTTTTACGCATTTTGCTTGGTTTTCTGATTTCTGTTGGCAAAGTCGAGGGTCGTTTTCAGAATTTCATCTAATTCCAATGGGAATTACTTATTTTTTAAGAACTAAATTACTGGGAACTGGGACTTTTATCTGTATGAATAACATATCCTACATTGAACTTTTGGACCAGGCAAAATCCGGTAACCTCCGGGCTTGGGCTGATTTACAAAATCGATTTTCTAGTTTTGCCAATCAATTCGCCTCTAAGATTCTGAAAGATACGGATCTTTCCCAAGACGTTGTCCAGGAATCTTTCTGGGATTTGTATCAGAGCCTAGATAAAATAACCACTCCAGAGGCATTTCCTAGTTTGCTTAAAAGAGCTCTTATCAAACATGTGGATCGTATTTTGCGAAAGAAAGAGTCACAGAATTTGGTTTATGTGGATCCAAAGCAGATCGAAAAAAATACGGAAGAACTACATACTTCATTCCTCGAAAAAGAATGTTATGAAACGATTACACAAAATGTTAACAAGTTGGAGCCGGAAGACCAAAAGCTAATAGAGCTCTATTATTATCAGAATTATTCCTTGGTTGAAATTTCAAAATCAGAAGGGAAATCATTATCTTTTATTAAAAAAAGACATATTCGGTTAAAAAGAATTCTTAGAAACGGAATTGGCGAAACTTTCAGGCCAGAAGCTAATTCTACTTTCTTGGTAGCGGCTTAGGAGATTCAATTGGAAGCAACTCAAGTTTATTCAAATGGGCAAATTGAAAATGTTTATCTCGAACAAAGAAAAGTATTTCTTTGGGGTGAGGTAAATGACAATTCCGCTAGATATTTAATTGATCGTTTTTTGTATCTCGAAGCATTGGATCCTACAAGACCAATTACACTTTACATTCACTCTCCAGGTGGATCAACTTATGCTGGTTTGGCGATTTTGGATGTAATGAATCACCTTCACAATCCCGTACATACTACATGTCTTGGAATGGCTATGTCTTTTGGCGCAGTTTTACTGCTTTCAGGAGCCAAAGGATTTCGTTTTGCTTACCCTCATAGTAAAGTCCTGATTCACCAACCTCATGTTATGGGAGAATTTAAAGGTCCTGCTGAAGACATAAGGATATTTGCTGAATCTGTTAGAAGGGAAAAAGATTTGCTAAATGAAATTATGGCTAAGGCAACAGGCCAACCGCTTGAAAAGATGAAGGAAGACACGGAACGTGATACTTGGTTTACTGCGAAGGAAGCGTTAGATTATGGTATCATTGATAAGATCATTGGAGGGAATTGATGGTTTTTAAAAGATTTGAATTTGTATCCCTTTGTATTTTGGGATTTGTTTTATCCTGTCAGGTAACATCCCACAACGTAAAACCATATATTTCAGATAAAACTAGTGCGACCTTACCAACATCCATAAAACCTAACAAGTATGTCGAATTCCAAGTAGTGAAAGTTGCCGATTGGGAAGCTTCCCTTGATGGTCTTTTGGATTTAGATGATCCCAAGGCAAAGGCAGTGGGATTAAAGGATCGTGCGGAACCTATATCCATATATTTTTATCTCGTCAAACATCCGAAATTTGGAACTTATATGATAGATTCTGGTATGGGAAAAAATTTTCCCAAGGGTGAAGATGGCAAAAGCCTTGTTAGTTCCATCGTAGAATCGCAGATGCATTTTGATAAACTCAAAGTGTATGAATCCACCAAAACATATTTACAAAATAACCAAATTGATATAAAGGGAATATTTTTCACACATTTGCATTTAGACCATACTCTTGGAGCTTATGAGATAGATAGAGCCGTTCCATTTTACGTTGGACCTGGAGAAGTGACAGACAAACAATTCATCAATCTATTTGTACAAGGTTCCACAGATCGGCTGTTAGGCAAAAATCCAAATTTGGTCCAGTTTGGTTTCGGGAAAAATACGAAGGAAATCTCAGTATTTGATTTTTTTGGTGATCAAAGTTTCTTTGTTATTTCTGTACCAGGGCATACACCGGGGAGTTTGGCTTTTTATATTCCCGCCAAAGGTGGTGCTCATTTGGTGTTAGGAGATACTTGTCACACACAATGGGGATGGAAGGAAGGAGTGATCCCTGGAAAATTCACATCAGATCCAAAACTAAATCGAAAAAGTTTGGATTTTCTAAAAGAAGTCGCAGAAACGCATGAAATTCAGTTTGTTTATCCAGGCCACCAAGATAGAATCTCTACACCTTTAAAAAAATAATAGATAACCTCTTTTTTCTTTTTTACTTTCTCTTTTTATAGAAATATTTTAACGATAATTT encodes the following:
- the leuC gene encoding 3-isopropylmalate dehydratase large subunit, which translates into the protein MGQTLYDKIWESHRIFENSDSETVLYVDRHILHEVTSAQAFEGLRTKNRNVRRKDLTFGVVDHNVSTRDRKNRDAAGPVSRLQIDTMEKNCKDFGIHLFGPEDPEQGIVHVVGPELGFTIPGSVIVCGDSHTATHGAFGALAFGIGTSEVEHVLATQTLKQAKTKSMLVHFVGKPGFGITAKDIVLTLISKMGTAGGRGYTLEYSGEWIRSLSMEGRMTLCNMSIEAGARASLVAPDQITFDYLKDRKLVPKGASFAEAIEHWKTFYSDSDAVFDAIFELDISKIEPQVTWGTNPSQTLSITGVVPNPEDFQEKRERETTKNALEYMDLKPGTPISEINIDKVFIGSCTNARIEDLRSAAEVAKGKKVHPRVQALVVPGSGRVKDQAEREGLDQIFLEAGFEWREPGCSLCLAMNDDVLKPGERCASTSNRNFEGRQGRGGRTHLVSPAMAAAAAVTGKFTDVRKLV
- the leuD gene encoding 3-isopropylmalate dehydratase small subunit, with the translated sequence MSVGNWTIHTGVAVSIPREDIDTDQILPKQFMKLIDKKGFGKHLFFDWRYLDTEGKVPNPKFILNQDGYENASVLIAGKNFGCGSSREHAPWALSDFGFKAILAPSFADIFSINSAKNGIALVRLKEEEIQNINEWVSKNSGSQIRINLETLEVQAGDYTFPFQLDSASINRIRNGWDDIDITLKNSNEILEFEGIRRKEKPYLEVYW
- a CDS encoding ester cyclase, translated to MDVLEKNKQIVKRFNKEVIQNCNEVSFKELMHVNFVNRSAPENANDSNAMWNTFSSVLKPAFPDLTVEIFDQVAEGDKVTTRKAITGTHLGVLMGIAPTQKKIRIDVIDIVRLQDGKYIEHWGLNTLPTVLVELRSI
- a CDS encoding alpha/beta hydrolase, whose product is MIQKKIWLQQLRRNRPSLRKFGFISATIILVIFSVFTFAIWQASNQILFPKWKGITKDFRDCSSEGEKLWGKYCGNIRLTKEFEFKEVSIRSLNGYDLPGWLVPAIANGKGFQKGVILLVHGGGSDRRELTRMIPFYLRQGFDVLSFDLSCHGEAPCPFPGLSFGNRESRDVLSAYLYVSKKYKDILMMGSSVGASSILISLPFLDQVKGIILENPMLSFQRLILDSPESSGLPDQMVQTLIDLVTIRGRFDTLLSPENSLPLARNVPLLFIHSKKDSVVPYEQSMLLTKRYSGPSEVWFPEFGPHGLIWETNQAEYEKRVRDFIRRNTNERNTR
- a CDS encoding YciI family protein, coding for MEEYLILMRLDILTKEAQPSPEQLQVYMLQYQEWINGIMAEKKFKSGTALSTEGRVIQSDFIITDGPYVETKESLAGFIIIYAKDFDDAAKIAKKCPILMGAGNSVEVRKVIGIHKED
- a CDS encoding RNA polymerase sigma factor, coding for MNQSEILPNLFRTEYSKIISVLCKQFGFYQIEIAEDITSETFLTASQVWGIQGTPENPAAWLYVVAKNKAKNLIHRDSILKKKILPHYKRESFVSDLELDLSEENIRDSQLRMIFAVSHPSIPIESQIGLSLRILCGFGIDEIARAFLSNKETINKRLLRAKNKLRKNNVSLDFPSSLELEERLSSVLRTIYLLFNEGYCSQTQDSILRKELCLEAIRLCSFLLENKNTNTAEVNALLSLLCFHISRFDARLGGEGEIILYADQNRKLWNQEFIKKGEYFFSQANLEPKFSKYHLEAAIAFWHTRTEETEKKWESIFQLYTGLLELESSPLILLNRAYALFKVKGRDVAIKELKSLDLKTNPYYFFLLGELYSEFEPEKANRYYQKAIEFANTELDKLVIRRRMKC
- a CDS encoding SpoIIE family protein phosphatase — its product is MSQILTFVRSLFLAPEGVELRYQRYYVATNSIYVLAGLIHFTFIFFFWIVGAWEMAIFNLGSVLWFAFTIWINRKKYLFTSLYLCFSEVFLHALAATFFFGWGAGYQYYMMLFATGIFLLPPGKNLLKFGSIVIGCLLFASTYYYSMTNPPVYVWSANFLALINVSNIIFSTLFHAGFAYYFTLAANVAEDSLERENKAQTAFFQNISHELRTPLTLISGPSESALQRQEGLSPAEVKVVVNQARRLTRLVNQLLDLQKITSGRMELRKSYLRLDEFLTQVSENFTAYVKRKNIHFELNLFAEPLFVEADPEQLDKCIFNYLSNSIKFTESGGKIILELQKKENEAIISVRDTGIGISENQILRLFSRFGISEASLTREQEGTGLGLALVKELVELHGGKVGVESELGKGSHFYFTLPITANSSKETSTNNNHYHLFKHEYIPDEVNHPLVDLEKIKTNRTTKLLIVEDNPDLRSYLASILARVGFHVLVAADGQAGLETIFSETPDLVITDLMMPKLSGLDLIREVRKKEHLHSLPIILLTAKADAATRKEVHEEGADIYLSKPFLESELLSIIRNALRLKEKEYYLKEELSRGIRIQKKLLPDLNFEKELISAELEFLPSDGIAGDYYVVQSLGEGKTFVFLADVSGHGFSAGMISAILHFVLQLPEIPKDNPAVSLEHLNSYLYGNTAGLFVTAVAVVIDAHQKKFTWSKAGHEDIYFGTGDGFSALVGNGKPLAILPNWEGKNHEVDYLPGDKLFLFSDGIFDVRSKDQTLFRDSGFLDWSKENQNWKEKSSLKDLLQKAKQHQNTDKFEDDVTLLSVEFLK
- a CDS encoding RNA polymerase sigma factor — translated: MNNISYIELLDQAKSGNLRAWADLQNRFSSFANQFASKILKDTDLSQDVVQESFWDLYQSLDKITTPEAFPSLLKRALIKHVDRILRKKESQNLVYVDPKQIEKNTEELHTSFLEKECYETITQNVNKLEPEDQKLIELYYYQNYSLVEISKSEGKSLSFIKKRHIRLKRILRNGIGETFRPEANSTFLVAA
- a CDS encoding ClpP family protease, translated to MEATQVYSNGQIENVYLEQRKVFLWGEVNDNSARYLIDRFLYLEALDPTRPITLYIHSPGGSTYAGLAILDVMNHLHNPVHTTCLGMAMSFGAVLLLSGAKGFRFAYPHSKVLIHQPHVMGEFKGPAEDIRIFAESVRREKDLLNEIMAKATGQPLEKMKEDTERDTWFTAKEALDYGIIDKIIGGN
- a CDS encoding MBL fold metallo-hydrolase, which translates into the protein MVFKRFEFVSLCILGFVLSCQVTSHNVKPYISDKTSATLPTSIKPNKYVEFQVVKVADWEASLDGLLDLDDPKAKAVGLKDRAEPISIYFYLVKHPKFGTYMIDSGMGKNFPKGEDGKSLVSSIVESQMHFDKLKVYESTKTYLQNNQIDIKGIFFTHLHLDHTLGAYEIDRAVPFYVGPGEVTDKQFINLFVQGSTDRLLGKNPNLVQFGFGKNTKEISVFDFFGDQSFFVISVPGHTPGSLAFYIPAKGGAHLVLGDTCHTQWGWKEGVIPGKFTSDPKLNRKSLDFLKEVAETHEIQFVYPGHQDRISTPLKK